In Halococcus saccharolyticus DSM 5350, a single genomic region encodes these proteins:
- a CDS encoding DUF7523 family protein, which translates to MSLAADTRTAVRQVPFVHHALRAGIVNYTAAARFLDVGETDAVTAALRRYAEDLPEYETAPREARVTMRSGLGVESEDEARSGAADEQDVLLAVGGAELVDGGSLTGVLATGAVDARALATVLDRLAVEEIGVAAAGVAGDTLLVTVERRDGPDAVRLVEDALSAVPEVRTPTD; encoded by the coding sequence ATGTCGCTTGCAGCCGACACCCGCACGGCGGTCCGGCAGGTCCCATTCGTCCATCACGCGCTCCGCGCCGGAATCGTGAACTACACCGCCGCCGCCCGATTTCTCGACGTGGGCGAAACCGACGCGGTCACAGCCGCACTCCGCCGTTACGCCGAGGATCTTCCCGAGTACGAGACCGCACCCCGCGAGGCACGAGTGACGATGCGGAGCGGTCTCGGTGTCGAGAGCGAGGACGAAGCCAGGAGCGGTGCTGCCGACGAGCAGGACGTGCTGCTCGCAGTTGGTGGGGCCGAGCTCGTCGACGGCGGCTCGCTGACAGGCGTCCTCGCGACCGGCGCGGTCGACGCCCGGGCGCTCGCGACCGTACTCGATCGGCTCGCTGTCGAAGAGATCGGCGTCGCCGCGGCGGGCGTCGCTGGCGACACGCTGCTCGTGACGGTCGAGCGCCGCGACGGCCCCGATGCGGTGCGGCTCGTCGAGGACGCGCTGTCTGCGGTTCCGGAAGTACGGACTCCGACGGATTGA
- a CDS encoding CbiX/SirB N-terminal domain-containing protein, whose protein sequence is MPALVIAAHGSHLNPGSHDPAFAHADTIRGAGAFDEVREAFWKEEPSFREVLRTVESEEVYVVPLFVSEGYFTEQVIPRELRLEGWDVADWDSDGTDADHVTLTADDVGKTVHYCGPVGTHESMTDVIVQRAETVTGDPDVGEGFGIAVVGHGTDRNENSAKAIEYHAERVRETGRFDEVQALFMDEEPEVDDVTEYFEAEDVVVVPLFVADGYHTQEDIPEDMGLTDDYREGYDVPAAVDDTRIWYAGAVGTEALLADVLLERAADAGADVGNALDLVRQRTRGTAAAGD, encoded by the coding sequence ATGCCGGCGCTCGTCATCGCCGCCCACGGCTCACACTTGAACCCTGGCTCGCACGATCCGGCCTTCGCCCACGCCGACACGATACGCGGGGCCGGCGCGTTCGACGAGGTCCGCGAGGCGTTCTGGAAGGAAGAGCCCTCGTTCCGCGAGGTGCTTCGCACAGTGGAAAGCGAGGAGGTGTACGTCGTCCCGCTGTTCGTGAGCGAGGGCTACTTCACCGAGCAAGTCATCCCGCGCGAACTCCGCCTGGAGGGGTGGGACGTCGCGGACTGGGATTCCGATGGGACCGACGCCGACCACGTCACGCTCACCGCCGACGATGTCGGGAAAACCGTCCACTACTGTGGACCCGTGGGAACCCACGAATCGATGACCGACGTGATCGTCCAGCGCGCTGAAACCGTCACCGGCGATCCCGACGTGGGCGAGGGGTTCGGGATCGCCGTCGTCGGTCACGGCACGGACCGCAACGAGAACTCCGCGAAGGCAATCGAGTACCACGCCGAGCGAGTCCGCGAGACCGGGCGGTTCGACGAGGTTCAGGCGCTATTCATGGACGAGGAACCCGAAGTCGACGACGTGACCGAGTACTTCGAGGCCGAGGACGTGGTGGTGGTCCCCCTCTTCGTCGCCGATGGGTATCACACCCAGGAGGACATCCCCGAGGACATGGGGCTGACCGACGATTACCGTGAGGGCTACGACGTGCCGGCCGCGGTCGACGACACCCGGATCTGGTACGCTGGCGCGGTCGGAACTGAGGCGCTGTTGGCCGACGTCCTCCTCGAACGTGCGGCCGACGCGGGCGCGGACGTCGGAAACGCGCTCGATCTCGTCCGCCAACGAACCCGTGGCACCGCCGCGGCGGGCGATTGA
- a CDS encoding DR2241 family protein, whose product MNDTQLNALREAAADGVSCDGLRVERTGEEYTFATPEATHEGLDEESLDALAQENPWLVSNWHFWAGASETRRAYCRWIERADELGVRERYEALVEGLSREWGELLVTAGLGEDGERVYELRHVDDVDTEPDALALHDDPLDAREIATADEDGRYRPLKTAPTLRRGWRFAGLDARDLVRTVEFFYPATVANWSREREGDLDVTHFRETADRQTGIYQVVDELDAEGVENLAAACCVDSQCLKRREWDEDDETELDVPRGDGAFPCREPCSLVIAAARQWAILESEESRTYEFELTPSEKNQIEDILGAVADGRTDEIREADVADGANRYRARYLRAKRTDDDGNFENVVERQ is encoded by the coding sequence ATGAACGACACCCAGTTGAACGCGCTCCGCGAGGCCGCCGCCGACGGTGTTTCGTGCGACGGGCTTCGAGTCGAGCGGACAGGCGAGGAGTACACTTTCGCGACCCCGGAGGCAACCCACGAGGGCCTCGACGAGGAGTCGCTCGACGCGCTCGCACAGGAAAACCCGTGGCTGGTCTCGAACTGGCACTTCTGGGCGGGTGCGAGCGAGACTCGCCGGGCGTACTGCCGGTGGATCGAGCGCGCCGATGAGCTCGGCGTGCGCGAGCGCTACGAAGCGCTCGTCGAGGGACTCTCCCGCGAGTGGGGTGAACTCCTCGTCACGGCCGGACTCGGCGAGGACGGCGAGCGCGTATACGAGCTCCGTCACGTCGACGACGTCGACACGGAGCCCGACGCGCTCGCACTCCACGACGACCCGCTCGATGCACGCGAGATCGCCACCGCCGACGAGGACGGCCGGTATCGGCCGTTGAAGACCGCCCCGACGCTTCGGCGCGGCTGGCGGTTCGCGGGGCTCGACGCCCGTGACCTCGTTCGCACAGTCGAATTCTTCTACCCGGCGACGGTGGCGAACTGGTCTCGTGAGCGCGAGGGCGACCTCGACGTGACCCACTTCCGCGAGACCGCAGACCGCCAGACCGGGATTTACCAGGTAGTCGACGAACTCGACGCGGAGGGCGTCGAGAACCTCGCCGCCGCGTGCTGTGTCGACTCACAGTGTCTCAAGCGCCGCGAGTGGGACGAGGACGACGAAACGGAACTCGACGTCCCGCGCGGCGACGGCGCGTTCCCGTGTCGGGAGCCGTGTTCGCTCGTGATCGCCGCCGCTCGGCAGTGGGCGATCCTCGAAAGCGAGGAGTCACGCACCTACGAATTCGAACTGACACCGAGCGAAAAGAACCAGATCGAGGACATCCTGGGTGCCGTCGCCGATGGCCGAACCGACGAGATCCGCGAGGCCGACGTCGCCGATGGAGCGAACCGCTATCGAGCGCGGTATCTCCGGGCGAAACGGACCGACGACGACGGGAACTTCGAGAACGTCGTCGAGCGTCAGTAA
- a CDS encoding DUF7524 family protein, which yields MSETLAVHLNRDRLHSIEAPDSFETADSFVIEIENHGEAAHAHLRLNNGLAEVASLPSGNHYIRTGAVSRVPVSVHDTGPVRGTLTVATAYGSETHDIAVSVEPTAGKQTVEIDESLIQGSNRSRTTTRSSNTTSTTSTGSSSGRSASRRASSQPSSSHHSSRRSSVGQSSGLDTPVLLGGTALVILLGVGLLFLEGIAMFVGALAVLGGLVVAGYLLLY from the coding sequence GTGTCTGAGACGCTTGCCGTCCACCTCAACCGCGATCGCCTCCACTCGATCGAAGCCCCGGACAGCTTTGAGACCGCCGACTCGTTCGTGATCGAGATCGAGAACCACGGCGAGGCCGCCCACGCCCATCTCCGGCTCAACAACGGCCTCGCGGAGGTCGCTTCGCTCCCGTCGGGCAACCACTACATCCGGACCGGCGCGGTGAGTCGAGTGCCGGTCAGCGTTCACGATACCGGCCCCGTCCGGGGGACGCTCACCGTCGCCACCGCCTACGGCAGCGAAACTCACGATATCGCGGTTTCGGTCGAACCCACCGCCGGCAAACAGACCGTCGAGATCGACGAGTCACTGATTCAGGGGTCGAATCGATCGAGAACCACGACGCGCTCGTCCAACACGACGAGTACGACGAGCACGGGATCGTCGTCGGGCCGATCCGCGTCGCGACGGGCGTCCTCTCAGCCGTCGTCCTCCCATCATTCGTCGCGGCGATCGTCCGTCGGACAGTCGTCGGGCCTCGACACGCCGGTGTTGCTCGGCGGGACGGCACTCGTGATACTGCTCGGGGTCGGACTCCTGTTTCTCGAGGGCATCGCGATGTTCGTCGGCGCACTCGCCGTCCTCGGCGGACTCGTCGTCGCGGGCTATCTACTGCTTTACTGA
- a CDS encoding methytransferase partner Trm112 — MKESLMDIIRCPMDKQELELEPIQRDDDEVLEGRLVCTECGEEYPIEEGIPNLLPPDMRDDAPA, encoded by the coding sequence GTGAAGGAGTCGCTGATGGACATCATCCGGTGTCCGATGGACAAGCAGGAGCTCGAGCTCGAACCCATCCAACGAGACGACGACGAGGTGCTCGAAGGGCGGCTCGTCTGTACCGAGTGCGGCGAGGAGTACCCCATCGAAGAGGGGATCCCGAACCTCCTCCCGCCGGACATGCGCGACGACGCACCGGCCTGA